A segment of the Streptomyces sp. NBC_00376 genome:
TTCTGGAGCGGGCGTGCGCGGCAGAGGGTTTCCGGCCCCGGGTGCGCTGCCGCAGCGATCACTACCAGGTCACGATCAACCTGGCCCGCGCGGGCATGGGCATCGCACTCGTCCCGGCCCTCGGGCTCGGCGACACCGCAGGCGTGCATGTCTGCCGACTGGACCACCCCCGGCTGCACCGGCGCATCGGTGTCGCCACCCGGCCCACCAACCGCAACCCGCTGCTGAAGATCTTCCTCGCGGACCTGCGGTCGGCCGCCGAGGAGATCCGGTCGCTGCTGGAGGTGCAGTGGGCGTGACCGGTACGCCGGTCACGCCCACCGCGTCCCCGGGGGCGGGCTTCTCAGCCGGCGGTCGGGCGCCCGGCACAGGCCGCGAGGGTCCGCCCCACGTCCCGGATGGCATGCACCGCGGCCCGCTCGGTGCTCGGGCCCAGCGCCGTGTCCCAGTGCGCCACCACCGCGTACGCCAGCCGGCGCCTGCCCACGATGACACCGGCGTCGGCACGGACCCCGGTGTCGGTGCCGGTCTTGTTGGCCACCAGGAGCCCGTCGCGCAGCCGTTCGGGAAAGCCCGGGGCGTACGGGTCGTGGTCGATCAGCGCGGGGACCAGGCCGTGGTCGGTGTTGGCACGCATCCAGCGCAACAGCCGGGCGGAGGCCGCCGGACTGCTCATGGTGCCGCGCACCGCGTGCGTCACCAGCCGCGCCAGGTCCCGTGCGGTGCCGGTGGCGAAGACGGGCGGCACGCCCGGGCCCCGGACGTCGCGGACCCTGTCGTGCAGCGCGAGGTGATCGAGCCCGAGCTCCCCTGCCAGCCGGGCCGTGGACTCCCGCCCCACGAGGCGCAACAGCGCGTTGGTGGCGGTGTTGTCGCTCACCGAGGCCGTCAGCCAGGCCAGATCCTCGACGGTCCAGCCGCGCCCGCTCAGCCTGCGCAGCAGACCGGTGCCCTCCGCCACGTCCTCGTCGAGGACCTCCACGACACGGTCGGCGGGCAGTTCCCCGCTGTCCAGCCGGTGTGCGACCTCGGCGAGCAGCAGCAGCTTCGAGGCGGACGCCACCGGCAGCACGGTGCGCTCGTCCACCCCCACCGTGCCGCCGCCGTCGATGTCGACGGCGGCGACGGCGAGGGTGAGCGGCAGCGCGGCCGAACGCCGCGCCGCCGCGGCCACCTGGGCCAGACTCATCGGATCCTCACCACTTCTCCCGCCCGCGCCGAGGTCGGGCGGCCGTCTCTCGCCGCGACCCGCCCCGACACCACGACGGTATCGATGCCTTCGGGCGTCAGCAGGGGCCGGTCGAAGTCGGCGGTGTCGCGCACCGACGCCGGGTCGAGTACGACGAGATCGGCGACGGCGCCGTCGCGGACCACGCCGCGGCCGGTGAGGCCGAACCGCCCGGCGGGCAGCCCGGTCATCTTGTGCACTGCGCTCTCCAGCGGGAGCAGTTGCTCGTCGCGGGCGTAGTGGCCGAGCACCCGGGCGAAACTTCCCGCCCAGCGCGGATGCGGACGGCCGGGTTTGGGCACGCCGTCCGAGCCGATCATCGACAACGGGCTGGCGAGGACCCGGCGGACGTCGTCCTCGCGCATGGAATGGCTGATGATGGTCACCTCGCCCTGCTCGGCCAGCAGGAGATCGCACGCCTGGTCGACCGGATGGACGCCGCGCTCGGCCGCGAGTTCGGCGATGGTGCGCCCCTCGGCCTCGGGATGTGTCTGCGCGGCGGCCACCGAGATGAGGTCCCAGCCGCCGTTCCCCACGGTGTTCTCCCACCCCTCGACGCCCCGGGCGATGTCCCTCCTGATCCGGTCGCGCGTCTCGGGGCGGCGCAACCGCTCCAGCAGGGCGCCGACGCCGCCCTCACTCGCCCACGGGGGCAGCATGGCGTGCAGGACGGTGCTTCCCGCCGTGTACGGATAGACGT
Coding sequences within it:
- a CDS encoding serine hydrolase; protein product: MSLAQVAAAARRSAALPLTLAVAAVDIDGGGTVGVDERTVLPVASASKLLLLAEVAHRLDSGELPADRVVEVLDEDVAEGTGLLRRLSGRGWTVEDLAWLTASVSDNTATNALLRLVGRESTARLAGELGLDHLALHDRVRDVRGPGVPPVFATGTARDLARLVTHAVRGTMSSPAASARLLRWMRANTDHGLVPALIDHDPYAPGFPERLRDGLLVANKTGTDTGVRADAGVIVGRRRLAYAVVAHWDTALGPSTERAAVHAIRDVGRTLAACAGRPTAG